The sequence below is a genomic window from Deltaproteobacteria bacterium.
AAGTCCACCTATTTAAAAGAAAAATATCCCAAAAGTATTGTCTACGATTTTCTTAAAACCGACCTTTTATTCGAATTTTCCAAAAGGCCATCCTTATTGCGGGAACAACTTTTGGCCAAAGACAGTCATCTCTTAAGGCAGCCCATCATCCTGGATGAAGTCCAAAAGATCCCGCAGCTCCTGGACGAGGTTCATTGGTTGATCGA
It includes:
- a CDS encoding AAA family ATPase gives rise to the protein MPLIQRFLSFKLPRGQSAFLWGPRKTGKSTYLKEKYPKSIVYDFLKTDLLFEFSKRPSLLREQLLAKDSHLLRQPIILDEVQKIPQLLDEVHWLI